A stretch of Besnoitia besnoiti strain Bb-Ger1 chromosome Unknown contig00015, whole genome shotgun sequence DNA encodes these proteins:
- a CDS encoding Yip1 domain-containing protein (encoded by transcript BESB_029350), producing the protein MSLFREKRASFVCVCATGQLSGAADPNALESGRPFLGATLDEPVRETVMRDLRNIGNKLLYVLKPSHMRNTAGAAQAGLRQWDLLGPLFLCLFLSVILYVQASWAPLPGTSESAPSSSTQLALRRERQRVAFSLVYVFVSLGASIVTVNAKLLGSKLSFFQSVCVLGYCLFPLDIAALLNIFVSRSFTFLKLLIAFTALRWSAGASVAFMAEMLPEEKRALGVFPVWLFYAGMAWIICSV; encoded by the exons ATGTCTCTTTTTCGTGAAAAACGCGCGTCTTTTGTCTGCGTTTGCGCAACAGGGCAActgagcggcgcggcagatCCGAACGCGTTGGAGTCGGGCCGCCCCTTCCTCGGGGCGACGCTCGATGAGCCAGTTCGGGAGACCGTT ATGCGCGACTTGAGGAATATCGGAAACAAACTCCTCTACGTGTTGAAGCCTTCTCACATGCGAAacaccgcgggcgcggcgcaagCTGGACTCAGGCAGT GGGATCTTTTGGGCCCGctttttctctgtctcttcctctctgt AATTTTGTATGTTCAGGCGTCGTGGGCTCCGCTCCCCGGCACGTCTGAatctgcgccgtcgtcttccacgcagctcgccctgcggcgggagcgccagcgcgtcgccttttCGCTCGTTtacgtcttcgtctccctcggcgcCAGCATCGTGACTGTCAACGCAAAACTCCTGGGAAGCAAACT GTCTTTCTTCCAGAGCGTATGCGTGCTGGGATACTGCCTCTTCCCACTCGACATTGCTGCGCTTTTGAATATCTTTGTCTCGCGCTCCTTTACCTTTCTCAAGCTCCTCATCGCCTTCACTGCGCTTCGCTGGTCAGCTGGAG CCTCCGTGGCGTTCATGGCGGAGATGCTTCCCGAGGAGAaacgcgccctcggcgtcttcccaGTATGGCTCTTCTACGCCGGCATGGCGTGGATCATCTGCTCTGTATGA